The Cupriavidus necator DNA window CGGCGGCAGCCGCGGCAGCGGCGTGCCGCGCAGGTTGACGCCCACGCCGGTCAGCACGCGCGCCAGCTCCTGCACGTCCTGCTGGGTGTAGCGGGAGCCGCTGGGGCCGCCCGATACGCCCATGGTATGCAGCTCCATCAGCTCGCGCGCGTAGTTCTCGTTGATGCGGTTGGCGCTGCTCTGGGTGTTGTCGAGGTAGACCAGCATGGCCGGCGCGGTCACGCTGGCCATCAGCAGGTCGCGGAAGCGGCCCAGCGCGTGCGGGCGGATGGCGCGCTCTTCGTAGTCGGCCAGCAGCAGCCGGACCTGGCCCTTGCCCGAGTAGACGTTGAAATGGTTCATCCAGAACCACGTCATTTGCTCGCGCAGCTGCGCCGGAGAATACAGCGCGCGCAGCAGGTGGCGCCGCGCGGCATCGGCCACGATCTCGCGGCCCTGCGCGTTCAGCGCCTGGCGGGCCTGCTGCTTGCTGTCGTCGGGCAGCGCGTCGATGCGCTGGCGGGCGTCGCGTGCGGACTGGATCTGCGCGGCGGCATCGGCCTGCAGGTTGGGCAAGGCTGCGATGACGGCCGCCAGTTCGGGCGGATCGGCCAGCGGCAGCGTCAGTTGCTGGTCGAGGAAGCCCTTGCGGCCCAGCCGGCGCAGGTCGCCAAGGGTGGTCTGGTCAGCGCCGTAGGTGACAGTGTTGAGCCAGCGCAGGTCGGTGGCGGCGGTGCTGCCGCCAGCCTCGGCCGGCACCTGGGCGCAGGCGGCCAGGCACGCTGCCAGTGCCAGTGCCGCGGCGGCCCGCCAGGCGGCGAGCGCGCCCCGGCCGGATTGTCTCGAATGCTGCGCCGGATTCATGCCTTGCTCCTCGCCCTGTTCGATCAACATCACTATGTTACGTGGCAAGCGCACATTGGTTGACCCGGAGGCGCCGCCGGAGTGTTACCAGTGCTTTCAGCACGCCGATTGCCGGATTTGCCAAGACAGCGGCGCGCTGCCTGGCTAGCCTTGCGCTCTGTCCCTCCGATCCCGCCCCCGGCGGAAACGCCTGCTTGCATGTCGCGCCCCCTGTCCGCTGCCGCCTGGCTGCCCACCGTTGGCTTTGTCCTGATCTGGTCCACCGGCTTTATCGTCGGCAAGGCCATCGTGCCGCTGGCCGATACCAGCCTGTTCCTGCTGGGCCGCTTTGCCGTGGCGGCGCTAATGTTCGTGGCCTGGTCGCTGGCGGCGCGCGCGGCCTGGCCGCCGCTGCGCGAGGCGCCGCGCCACCTGCTGGCAGGCGCGCTGATGCAGGGCATCTACCTGTGCGCCGGCTACGGCGCCGTGGCCAGGGGCCTGCCGCCGACGATCATGGCTCTGCTAGGCGCGCTGCAGCCGCTGCTGACCGCGCTGCTTGCCATCCCCCTGCTGAAGGAGCTACCTTCCAGGCGGACGTGGCAGGGCCTGGCGCTGGGTGCGCTCGGCGTCGCGCTGGTGGTCGCCCCGGCGATGCAGGCCGGCATTCACCCGGCCGCGTCGGCCCTGTCGCCCTGGATCGTGCTGCTGGGCGTGCTGGCCATTGTCTCCATCACCATGGGAACCCTCTTGCAGAAACCCGCCATCGCCGCCTGTGACTTGCGCGCCAGTTCCGCCTGGCAGAACCTGGGCGCCATGCTGGTAGCCGCCGCGATGGTGGCGATCCAGGCCGCCGACGCGCCGCTGCACTGGCATGGTGGCGTGGCGCTGTGGGCCGGACTGGCATGGGCGGCGATCGGCCTGTCGGGCGCCGGCACCTGGCTGCTGGTCAGCCTGGTGCGGCGTGGCCAGGCCGCCAATGCCGCGGCGCTGATGTTCCTGGCGCCGCCGCTGGCCGCGCTGCAGGCCTGGCTGCTGTTCGGCGAACGGCTGGATGCGGTGCAGGCGCTGGGCATGGCGGTGGCCGGCGCGGGCGTCTGGCTGTGCCAGACCCCTGGCAGGTTGCGGCATGCCGAAGCCCGCTGAACCCCAAGCCTCGCCGCTGGTCGAGCATCGGCGCTACCGCCCGCAGCCTGACGGCCACCAGCACGGCTACCACCAGTTGCTGTTCGGTCTGGCCGGCGCCACCGAGCTGGAGATCGACGGCCACGTCTATCGCGTGGACGACCGCACCGGCCTGATCGTGCCGGCCGGCAGCCATCATGAATTCCTGGGCTTGGACGGCAACCTGCAGCTGGTGGCGGACTTCCCGGCGCGCTCGGTGGCACTGCCCGCGCGGCTGATGACGCGCCCGCGCACGTTCCCGCTGGACGGCGCCTTCGGCAGCCGCGTGCGCGCGCTGGCGGCATGGCGCGCCGCCGCAGCAGCACGCGGGCCGCAGACCGACTGGCACCTGGCGGCAACGCTGGCCGCGGCGCTGGCGGACTGCCTCGGCATGCCCGGCGACGAGCAGGTATTCCCGCTGATGGCCGTTGATGCCTACCTGCGCGCCAACCTGGCCGCGCCACTGCGCGTGGCGGAAGTCGCCGGGCATTTCGGCTGGAGCGTGCGGCGCTTCCAGACCCTGTTTGCCGAGGCCTTCGGCGATACCCCGCACCGCTACCAGACCCGGCTGCGGCTGGACCGCGCGCTGCAGCTGCTGACGCAATCCACGCTGCCGCTGGCCGAGATCGCGCTGGCGTCAGGCTACCCGGACCAGACCACCTTCACGCGCAGCTTCACGCGGCGCTTCGGGCAGCCGCCCGGGGCGTGGCGGGCGGCCGCACGCGGCTAGCCTGCCTGCGCGGTAGTCGATTCTGGCACCGGACTAACCGTGGTGACCCTCTCGCGTCGAGGCGAGTTAGAGGGCGGCGCAGGTTGAACGTGCGGCGTATAAGGCTTCCGCCCCTTGCGAGATCCGAGCGCTTAGCGCCGCATTGATCTGCGTCAGACTCAGATCATGCAGGGAAGCTATTGTGTCAATAGGGCCCCGCGAGTCCCGATATCGCATCGGACTCAACGGTCTGCTTGCCCAGTTTCCCAGGAGGGCGCCATGGCCACCCCACTAGCCACCTCGCTTCCAACTTCACCTTCCGCCGCGCTTTCCACCCCGGGCCCGACACCGCTTGCCGCCTGGCATACCGACCATATCCATTTCGCCTCAATGCTCGACCTGCTGGAAAAGCAGGTCAGCACCTTCCATCAGGGCGAGCAGCCCGACTACGGCCTGATGGCCACGATCATCCAATACCTGCGCAACTATGGCGATTGCGTGCACCACCCCCGTGAGGATGTTGCCTACGCGCTGCTCGTGGACCGGGATCCCGGCACGCGGATCATCATCAGCCGGTTACTGCAGGAACATCGCGTGATCGCCACAGTCGGCGCGGAATTGCTCGACCGCCTGCGTGAAGCCCAGAGCGAGGTGGTCACCTCGCGAGCGGCACTGGAAGCGGCCGCCGCCATGTACCTGGTGTACTACCGCAACCATCTGTCCACCGAGGAGAAACAGGTCATGCCGCGCGCCGCCCGGTTCCTGACCGAAGCGGACTGGGCGGAGGTCGCCGCCATCGATCCGGCCAGTGCCGATCCGCTATTCGGCGCCAATGTGGAGAGGCGCTTCGCGACTTTGCGCAAGCAGATCGACAGTGAAGCGAACGCGTCCATGCACTGAACGTCGGTCGCTTCGCGGCACTGCCGGGCCTCGGCTCAGAACTTATGCCTGCGGCGAGTGTCTTGGCCCTGGCAGAAACCGTCCCGGGCTTTTTAACGGCATCCGGCAACAGCAATGACGGACAGGTATTGCAGCCTATTTGCCGCTCTGGCGGCCCAGCAGCACCGTCTCGCCGGTCTCGCTCGAGTGCCGGCGCAGGGCGTCGCGGACCGAGGCGCCGGTGCCCTCAGCCCACCCTCAGCCTCGCCATGACGATGGTTCTTCTATAGCAACCACTCCCCGATCATCCGCAGGATCTCCGCCTTCACGGCTGCAGGGTCCATGGAAGCCCGGTTCAGGCGGTGCACGGAGATACCGCGCAGCAG harbors:
- a CDS encoding DMT family transporter gives rise to the protein MSRPLSAAAWLPTVGFVLIWSTGFIVGKAIVPLADTSLFLLGRFAVAALMFVAWSLAARAAWPPLREAPRHLLAGALMQGIYLCAGYGAVARGLPPTIMALLGALQPLLTALLAIPLLKELPSRRTWQGLALGALGVALVVAPAMQAGIHPAASALSPWIVLLGVLAIVSITMGTLLQKPAIAACDLRASSAWQNLGAMLVAAAMVAIQAADAPLHWHGGVALWAGLAWAAIGLSGAGTWLLVSLVRRGQAANAAALMFLAPPLAALQAWLLFGERLDAVQALGMAVAGAGVWLCQTPGRLRHAEAR
- a CDS encoding hemerythrin domain-containing protein; protein product: MATPLATSLPTSPSAALSTPGPTPLAAWHTDHIHFASMLDLLEKQVSTFHQGEQPDYGLMATIIQYLRNYGDCVHHPREDVAYALLVDRDPGTRIIISRLLQEHRVIATVGAELLDRLREAQSEVVTSRAALEAAAAMYLVYYRNHLSTEEKQVMPRAARFLTEADWAEVAAIDPASADPLFGANVERRFATLRKQIDSEANASMH
- a CDS encoding AraC family transcriptional regulator — protein: MPKPAEPQASPLVEHRRYRPQPDGHQHGYHQLLFGLAGATELEIDGHVYRVDDRTGLIVPAGSHHEFLGLDGNLQLVADFPARSVALPARLMTRPRTFPLDGAFGSRVRALAAWRAAAAARGPQTDWHLAATLAAALADCLGMPGDEQVFPLMAVDAYLRANLAAPLRVAEVAGHFGWSVRRFQTLFAEAFGDTPHRYQTRLRLDRALQLLTQSTLPLAEIALASGYPDQTTFTRSFTRRFGQPPGAWRAAARG
- a CDS encoding DUF1800 domain-containing protein, with amino-acid sequence MNPAQHSRQSGRGALAAWRAAAALALAACLAACAQVPAEAGGSTAATDLRWLNTVTYGADQTTLGDLRRLGRKGFLDQQLTLPLADPPELAAVIAALPNLQADAAAQIQSARDARQRIDALPDDSKQQARQALNAQGREIVADAARRHLLRALYSPAQLREQMTWFWMNHFNVYSGKGQVRLLLADYEERAIRPHALGRFRDLLMASVTAPAMLVYLDNTQSSANRINENYARELMELHTMGVSGGPSGSRYTQQDVQELARVLTGVGVNLRGTPLPRLPPARAGLYRSEGLFEFNPARHDFGAKMLLGQRIEPAGFDEVARAVSILAREPATARFISAKLAAYFIADNPPPALVERMAQTFTYTDGDIAAVLRTLFLAPELDRQLAAPTRKFKDPMVYVVSSMRLAYEGRPVTNLRPVMNWLNQLGEPLYGHVAPDGYPSSESAWASSGQMVRRFEIARAIGSGPAGLFAGDDARPRGARFPMIGNKLYFDTIEATLGPATRAALGQAESQAEWNTVLLGSPEWMQR